Within the Aspergillus luchuensis IFO 4308 DNA, chromosome 5, nearly complete sequence genome, the region GGTCGTTCTTCCGGTCTGCTCGGTCGAACAGCTCGGCGCAATCGGAGCAGCAAGCGCCCTCTCTTTCGCAGCGTCTTCGCACGCTGTCGAAGGAGTACGGATGGTCCGCGCTGTGGGTGTATTTGATTCTGTCGGCGGTGGATTTCCCGCTGTGCTTTATGGCTGTTCGGTTGGCTGGAGTGGAGCGGATTGGCCACTATGAGCATGTTATTTCGGAGTCGGTGAAGGGGGCTGTTCGGAAGGTGTGGCCCCcttcggaggaggaggagaaggctgctgctgcgttGCAGAGACAggcagagcaggaggagaaggaggcgggcgaggagaaggctaaTGGTGGTGAAGCTAGTAAGTGGCTTATGTTTTTTACCCCTTTGCTGTGGATACATTCGTGAGTATAAGAGATACGTTGGCTAATCACTTTTCTTTATCGTTGGACAGGTCTTTGGACGCAGCTTGCCCTCGCTTATGCAGTTCACAAGAGTCTTATCTTCATTCGGGTTCCCCTGACGGCTGCGATCACTCCCAACGTTGTCAAGGTTCTGAGGGGCTGGGGCTGGGATATCGTCAAGGGTAGGCCGAAGGGCATGTAAGTGCCATTGGAGGTGTGTTTGAGTATGATGGTTGGGACGATTAATGCCGGAAATGGCTCTGCAAAGGGTCTTCAAaacaagatattatattcataGAGAGATGTACACTAGCTGTTACATATAATTTTGCAGGACAAGCGCGCGGTGTCCTTCTCCACTCAGAGATATTGAACCGGGTATTTCCGTCAATCATGATCGTCTAAGAACGACAGGGTACAAATGTTCGAGGAAAGATGAGACGGGACATTAAAGGATAGAGGACATCAGTCTAGAGTACCCAAAAACCACAGCATGTAGCAATATTGAGCCAAGCGTTATGAAAAAGTAATGGCACAAGTTCATCCAGGCATGCAGTGCAAGAAGTAACAAATGAACCGAGCCCCACATAAAGAAAAGACCTCACAGTGAAACAAGCATGTATGATTGACATGATTACAATGGTTCGGGATCCGTTGACGCCCGAGATACATATCGACGAAAAGGTCGTGAGAAAAACGTGGGATGTATGCGAAAGAGAAGACTCGAGATGGCGTATCACATGTCAATCATATCGTTGAATTTCAGGATGCCATTGGCTTTCATGACACCATTCACACCGTCTGGCATTCTGTATGCCCATTCAGCAACGCCCAATGGGCTTGCGACTTGCATGGCGTCTAGTTGGTCGGGTTGCTCAGAGTCATCGGATGTGTCCGCAACTAGCACGAGGCCAAGCTCCTTGATCGTCTCTACAAGCGCCGGTACAACATTCTATGGCATCAATTTGTTAGTTTCCGATCTTTAAGGCACAATGTTGTAGAATCTCAGTGTAGAAAGGAGACGAAGCACGGCATACCAATAAACTAGAACGGCATATCAAGCCCATGAGATTGTTGCTTTGCGCTATCCGCGCCGATTCCTTAATGGACATAGAAGCTCGACCACTACTATCGACGTCTGGCAAAGACTTAACGTCACGGGCTAAGTCACGAATTTGGCCCAGATCATTGCAAAGCAGGACGGGATCTGAGATAGAAAGTGAACAGTTAGTGTATTGCTTCCAAGCGATACCTGGAAGGGCATGTATAACTCACAGTTCGGTTGCTTCCAGTTCAAAGCAATGCATATATTGGGGTTGTAGGAGGTAAAGACCACAGACCGCATGTAATCGGGGTTCTGGTCACGCGAAATACGAGCGTGGTCAAACACTTCGGTAAGAATCGCATCGGCAAAGGTGTTGACATCCGCCAAAGACGTCATGTTCAACGCTCGCTCCTCGGCAGCAGAGGGGTAGAGGATCGACAGATTAATGCTGGCACTGAGTGGTAGATGGTGGAACACGTCTCGCAATGAGAGGAATGATGAGGCCAGCAAGCGATGAGCCTGTGTCAAATCCTCCACCGCACGCGTTTGCAGGAACTGCAGCATCTCTGAATGATTGATGCCCCTTTCGGCGCCCATTGCTTGGAACTGGGCATAGGTAAGATGGCAAATGGGTATTTCGATGTTGTGATGGCCAATGGTAAAGTGAGGGTACAGAACCGGGACCCGATCCTTAGTAAGTTGCACGAAAAGCTGAACATGGTCGCCTGAAAGGCTTGAGCCGGTGACTAGGCCGTTATGCTCAGGATCGATAGCACTTGTTGCCTTCCAATAAGTGGCAAAGTGTGTGATCTCCAGAGGATCTCCGTGGTACGGCTTGATGACCTGGAAACCAAACTGAAGCTGGCCGATTGAACGTAACCGAGGATCAAACAACGGCAATGTACATGTCCCGGTACTGGAATTCTCAGCTCTGAACACTGTTGGTAGGGCGACTGTTTTGGCGATAACCTTGGAGCCAAAAGCGGGGAAAATCTCGAAATCAACGGCGAATGATTCTAGGTTGTCCACATGGAATGAGATCATGCGTGAATCCTCTTGGATGGGAAGCATGATCGTCCGGGGAATCAAGTCAGAGAGCTTCGATGAGATGGTCAACCGAGCAGCAGGATGCCGCCCGGCCTGATCGAAGCAGATTGAACCAGACGCGCCAGTGTCAAATAATATTTGAACAAACACTTTCTTATCCAAAAAGTTATGGCCGTAACGCCTCAAGGGTATGATAGGTGGCGGAAGAGACAGATCAGGGATACCGTCAGCGGTCTCCATATCACCGGTTTCTGTCGCATCGCTGATTTGCAAGTCGATGTTGTGGCTTGCTTCTGGCTGTCTCATACCGTTCATAATGTCGAATGGTGTCCGTGCGGGTCGTGAGTCTGTGCGGATAGACCAAAGCAAAAGCATGCATTCCAGATGTCCTTCCCAGGCTGCATAATACATCGCCGAGAGACCCTTCTCATCAACAGCGCTGGCGTCGACACCTAGCTCAAGTAGGGTGCGCAAACAGCCCACACAGCCTTCGCTGGCAGCGTGGAAGAGCGGCGTCCATTGATACAACTTGTCACGCTGGTTCATGTCAGCCCCATATTGCTTGAGAAGTAGAAGTAACTGCGGCGACTGCGAGGCTCGTGCTACCATGTGCTGAGGATAGAGGCCTTCCGCATCTGGGAGCAATCGTGCACGCCGCTGTAAAAGCATCTGAACTATCGAGAGCGATCCATGCTGGCAGGCAAGATTCAGCGGAATATGATCGGACTCGGAAGCGGGGTCAATACGGGCATTGTTGTGAAGTAGTTGCTCTGCACATGCTAGTTGATCTTTAACAATGCTGTGAATCAAAGGGGTGAAGTTATCATGATCCATCACATCGACAGTATGAGGCCCTGCGGCCAGGAGATCCCGCACCATATCCACGCGTCCATGCATACAGGCGTAATGAAGAGGAATCCTGCCGTAAACATCTGTTCTGGAAACATCGACCCCGGCTTCCAGGCCAGCTTTGAAAACAAATTCACGACCAGAGATCGCTGCTTCGTGCAGACAGTTGCGCTCATTGATGTCATCTTCAGCTAAGAGGTTAACCAAACCGCTTTCCAAGAGTACCGCTAATACATCGTCGGAGAACTCGTTGATGGCGGCTAGGAAAGTGCGGGTTGCGCGAGCCTGTGCGTCGGGAGACGACTGCAACTTGGCGGTCCATTCGCGGAGCGTCTGCAGGTTCCCTGCCATTGCAGACTGTAGAATCTGCAGATCGagatcttcctcatccgtgCCAAAGGCCTGAACAGCCATAGCCCGATCCACCGGGCGCGCCGTATCAAAGTGGATGTTTTCGCCTTCTGCCCATGCTTCCAGTTCTAACCTGGCTGTCGTTGCTCGGTCGGACAAATCACGCAAGACATCACGATTGAAACACGGTTGTACTTCAACAGCGCGGTGCAGGTAGAGTTCCTTCATGCGAGACTATAGGAGACACATAGATAAGTAAATTGCCGCACGTTATCAAAATGGGACGAACGAATCCACGACGCGCGGGGTATGGGTGACTCGGACCTTTGATGTTTTATCCCACTAACTGAACTGTTAGCCATGTCAAGATTAAGGAAGCTAACGGCTGCGTTGCTTTCTGTGACGAACCTTCTTTAGGATTTTCGACATCGCAGTCTCGTTGATCTCAACGAATTGCTTTTTCGTACAGTGACTGTCAGTATGCCTCCCTCGACGAAGCTTGCCGCACACCGAGCGAACTCACTTGTAACTTGTTCAGGTCTCCATCGAACTGCTGAAACCCTTCAAACAGGGCCACGAAATTGGCTGGTGCTTTTGAGCTGGTCA harbors:
- the phoC gene encoding putative cyclin dependent kinase inhibitor Pho81 (COG:P;~EggNog:ENOG410PG41;~InterPro:IPR002110,IPR030395,IPR017946,IPR036770, IPR020683,IPR004331;~PFAM:PF12796,PF00023,PF03009,PF13637;~go_function: GO:0005515 - protein binding [Evidence IEA];~go_function: GO:0008081 - phosphoric diester hydrolase activity [Evidence IEA];~go_process: GO:0006629 - lipid metabolic process [Evidence IEA]) is translated as MKFGKQIQRRQLDLPEYAASFVNYKALKKLIKQLSATPTIPAQSAAGVPQNVPEAQAALRANKEVFFFRLEREIEKVNAFYLQKEAEFSLRLKTLVDKKRVIQSRAVTSSKAPANFVALFEGFQQFDGDLNKLQQFVEINETAMSKILKKWDKTSKSRMKELYLHRAVEVQPCFNRDVLRDLSDRATTARLELEAWAEGENIHFDTARPVDRAMAVQAFGTDEEDLDLQILQSAMAGNLQTLREWTAKLQSSPDAQARATRTFLAAINEFSDDVLAVLLESGLVNLLAEDDINERNCLHEAAISGREFVFKAGLEAGVDVSRTDVYGRIPLHYACMHGRVDMVRDLLAAGPHTVDVMDHDNFTPLIHSIVKDQLACAEQLLHNNARIDPASESDHIPLNLACQHGSLSIVQMLLQRRARLLPDAEGLYPQHMVARASQSPQLLLLLKQYGADMNQRDKLYQWTPLFHAASEGCVGCLRTLLELGVDASAVDEKGLSAMYYAAWEGHLECMLLLWSIRTDSRPARTPFDIMNGMRQPEASHNIDLQISDATETGDMETADGIPDLSLPPPIIPLRRYGHNFLDKKVFVQILFDTGASGSICFDQAGRHPAARLTISSKLSDLIPRTIMLPIQEDSRMISFHVDNLESFAVDFEIFPAFGSKVIAKTVALPTVFRAENSSTGTCTLPLFDPRLRSIGQLQFGFQVIKPYHGDPLEITHFATYWKATSAIDPEHNGLVTGSSLSGDHVQLFVQLTKDRVPVLYPHFTIGHHNIEIPICHLTYAQFQAMGAERGINHSEMLQFLQTRAVEDLTQAHRLLASSFLSLRDVFHHLPLSASINLSILYPSAAEERALNMTSLADVNTFADAILTEVFDHARISRDQNPDYMRSVVFTSYNPNICIALNWKQPNYPVLLCNDLGQIRDLARDVKSLPDVDSSGRASMSIKESARIAQSNNLMGLICRSSLLNVVPALVETIKELGLVLVADTSDDSEQPDQLDAMQVASPLGVAEWAYRMPDGVNGVMKANGILKFNDMIDM
- a CDS encoding uncharacterized protein (BUSCO:EOG09265B4G;~COG:S;~EggNog:ENOG410PNX1;~InterPro:IPR009688;~PFAM:PF06916;~TransMembrane:1 (i108-131o)), coding for MSLRQSHLSRLFSQASRILQNAPPASTTTSSLSSSPLLSRAFGMPSRRALSFQTRGPSQIKFRSGQMQQPGNIFRRSFFRSARSNSSAQSEQQAPSLSQRLRTLSKEYGWSALWVYLILSAVDFPLCFMAVRLAGVERIGHYEHVISESVKGAVRKVWPPSEEEEKAAAALQRQAEQEEKEAGEEKANGGEASLWTQLALAYAVHKSLIFIRVPLTAAITPNVVKVLRGWGWDIVKGRPKGM